From Echinicola soli, a single genomic window includes:
- a CDS encoding YicC/YloC family endoribonuclease, with protein MIKSMTGYGVANFENDRYIISAEIKTLNSKFLDFNLRSPRQFSDREIEIRGLVSGILERGKVNLNIEFTAKSSTDLPVSINQELFETYFDTYKAMASKVGVNDSSDLFRMAIQAPNVVTAMTDKSDDQDEWEAVKKVVMEAAQKCDDFRKDEGDTLYQKFKENLEVISKGLDEIQKEEPKRKERIKNRITNNFKDWIEENSFDENRFEQELIYYFEKLDITEEIVRLSTHLGYFDKTMASSNSQGKKLGFISQEIGREINTIGSKANDAAIQRHVIIMKDELEKIKEQALNII; from the coding sequence ATGATTAAATCCATGACCGGCTATGGTGTAGCCAATTTTGAAAATGACCGCTATATTATCAGCGCGGAAATCAAAACGTTAAATTCCAAGTTTCTGGACTTTAACCTTCGCAGTCCCCGACAATTTTCTGATCGAGAGATAGAGATAAGGGGACTGGTATCAGGTATTTTGGAAAGGGGAAAGGTAAATCTCAACATTGAGTTTACGGCTAAATCCAGTACAGATTTACCTGTGAGTATTAACCAAGAACTCTTCGAGACCTACTTTGATACTTATAAGGCGATGGCCTCAAAAGTGGGAGTGAATGACAGCTCGGATTTGTTCAGGATGGCAATTCAAGCACCCAATGTGGTCACCGCCATGACGGATAAATCAGATGACCAAGATGAGTGGGAAGCAGTAAAAAAGGTAGTGATGGAGGCAGCACAAAAGTGTGATGACTTCAGAAAAGATGAAGGCGATACACTCTATCAAAAGTTTAAAGAAAACCTGGAAGTCATCTCGAAAGGGCTGGACGAAATCCAAAAGGAAGAGCCTAAGCGAAAAGAGCGTATTAAAAACAGGATCACGAATAACTTTAAAGACTGGATAGAAGAAAATTCCTTTGATGAAAATCGATTCGAACAGGAATTGATCTACTATTTTGAGAAGTTGGACATTACGGAGGAGATCGTCAGGCTTTCCACACACCTAGGATACTTTGACAAGACCATGGCCTCCTCCAATAGCCAAGGCAAAAAGCTGGGCTTTATCAGCCAGGAGATCGGTAGGGAGATCAATACCATCGGATCCAAGGCCAATGATGCGGCTATCCAGCGGCATGTGATCATTATGAAGGATGAGTTGGAAAAGATAAAAGAGCAGGCGCTGAATATCATTTAA
- a CDS encoding thymidylate synthase — protein MKQYHQLLQHILDTGVQKGDRTGTGTLSVFGYQMRFDLQDGFPLVTTKKCHLKSIIYELLWFLKGDTNIQYLQDHKIKIWDEWADENGDLGPVYGYQWRHWPDGKGGEIDQIKNLIQQLKNNPNSRRLLVSAWNVADVDNMALPPCHTMFQFYVAEGKLSCQLYQRSADVFLGVPFNIASYALFTMMMAQACNLEPGEFIHTFGDAHLYSNHLDQAKLQLSRDCRSLPTMKINPAVKDIFSFEYEDFELLNYDPHPHIKAAVSV, from the coding sequence ATGAAGCAATATCATCAATTACTACAGCATATACTGGACACTGGAGTCCAAAAAGGCGATCGTACAGGGACCGGTACATTAAGTGTGTTTGGCTACCAGATGCGTTTTGACCTGCAAGATGGATTTCCGCTGGTGACGACCAAAAAGTGCCATTTGAAATCGATTATTTATGAACTGCTGTGGTTTTTGAAAGGGGATACGAATATCCAATACCTGCAAGATCATAAGATCAAGATTTGGGATGAATGGGCAGATGAAAATGGTGACCTTGGGCCGGTGTACGGCTATCAGTGGCGTCATTGGCCGGATGGTAAAGGCGGTGAGATCGACCAGATCAAAAACTTGATCCAACAGCTTAAAAACAACCCCAATTCCCGAAGACTTTTGGTAAGTGCTTGGAATGTGGCCGATGTGGATAATATGGCCTTGCCTCCGTGCCATACGATGTTCCAGTTTTATGTGGCGGAAGGAAAACTCTCTTGCCAGTTATATCAGCGAAGTGCCGATGTGTTTTTGGGAGTTCCTTTTAACATCGCTTCCTACGCACTTTTTACCATGATGATGGCCCAAGCGTGTAATTTAGAGCCTGGCGAATTTATCCATACATTTGGTGATGCACACTTATATTCCAATCACCTTGATCAGGCCAAATTACAGCTTTCCAGGGATTGCAGGTCCTTGCCCACCATGAAGATCAATCCAGCCGTGAAGGATATCTTTTCGTTTGAGTACGAAGATTTCGAACTGCTAAACTATGATCCACATCCTCACATCAAAGCGGCAGTGTCGGTTTAG
- a CDS encoding aminotransferase class IV has product MNTQPFDNDTILIHPSPQGAFIHAPSELANRAAYFGDGLFETMLFINGKIRFRQAHRARLKEGLQQLKISDEKLTSIVALERFLGEQFGGAPLRVRWNVYRGGLGKYTPQNHEARELILIQKATPSQTIKRTAYISTEITVPKSPWSHCKTLNALTYVMANIERHEQGMDEVILKDSSDYISESGIANLFWMKESTFYTPSLSCSCIAGVARGALLKHLMQQGISVMEGKFTKDDLLSADQVFTTNVSGIAYLQKIENKEFDTHSIEIVESLFN; this is encoded by the coding sequence ATGAACACACAACCGTTCGATAACGATACAATTTTAATCCATCCTTCCCCGCAAGGAGCGTTTATTCACGCGCCGTCTGAATTGGCGAACAGAGCTGCCTATTTTGGTGACGGCCTGTTTGAAACCATGCTCTTCATAAATGGGAAAATCCGCTTTCGCCAAGCACATCGGGCCCGACTAAAAGAAGGTCTTCAGCAATTAAAAATTAGCGACGAAAAGTTAACTTCCATCGTGGCATTGGAAAGGTTCCTAGGCGAACAATTTGGAGGAGCACCATTAAGGGTGCGATGGAATGTTTACCGCGGCGGATTGGGAAAATACACTCCCCAAAACCATGAAGCCCGTGAACTTATCCTCATCCAAAAAGCCACTCCTTCCCAAACGATAAAGAGAACAGCATATATCAGTACTGAAATTACTGTTCCCAAAAGCCCTTGGTCCCATTGTAAAACCCTCAACGCACTCACCTATGTCATGGCCAATATCGAACGTCATGAGCAAGGCATGGACGAGGTCATTTTAAAGGATTCATCAGATTATATTTCCGAATCAGGCATCGCAAACTTGTTTTGGATGAAAGAAAGCACCTTCTACACACCGTCGCTAAGCTGCAGCTGCATCGCAGGCGTCGCTAGGGGAGCCTTGCTCAAGCACCTAATGCAACAAGGCATTTCGGTAATGGAAGGAAAATTCACGAAAGATGACCTGCTTTCTGCCGATCAGGTTTTTACCACTAATGTTTCTGGGATCGCCTATCTTCAAAAGATCGAAAACAAGGAATTTGATACCCACTCAATTGAAATAGTGGAAAGCCTATTCAATTAA